From Manihot esculenta cultivar AM560-2 chromosome 18, M.esculenta_v8, whole genome shotgun sequence:
GACAAGAAGGATTTGACACATAAGAGTGTTTCAAACAGACACATTAGCCACGAAGGACAGATTACAGGATGTATGCAACTTCATATAACTGAGAATATCATATAAAAACCATTTTGTTAGAGGAGCAAACGGAAGACGAACTTTGAAAACCATCAGCATCTCCTGgtcaacaaaatttaaaaaaaaaaaaaaacaatagccTATTCTTCTGTATCTCACATGGGTTTCATAATTATAGGAATTTGCTCTATAAGTGATATGGGACTCAATGGAGCCATTTTACCAATAATATCACATGGATTTATTAGTGCCACACTTCTTTTCTTGGCAGGAACAGGTTATGATAGAACACGTGGTGTTTATCTTGAACAAGTTCATATTAATCACTGCATAATACATACAGCTAACAATAACTAAGATTAAAACGATATTAGTAGGCACTCAAATTATCCCAAAACGATGCTTCTTTGCTACCAGATGAGTCAGTACTTTGACACTGAGGATTACTCGAGTTAAATAAAACCAATGAAGCAACAAATAATTCCCATCAATGAATAACAATTGCAAGCATAACTAAACTATTGTAGAGAGTTTATTCAAATACTGAATAATGAGGGTAGTTTCACTAAACAAACATCAAAATCAATTATCTGAATACATAATTAAACTCTGATAAGGAAGATTAATCAAAATTCACACCCATAAAAAGGCAGTGGAGAGAAAGGAAAACTAACCTGCATCTCGATTAGGGACAGTAACGTAAACAACAATACTGGGTACAGTGTTgccacttgcttccattttgaCAGTATTAGCTTGCGAGTGGGTGCTAAACTTTGATCTAATACACAAATTAAACACATTTACATCAACTTAATTATAATGTAATAAAAACCCaaatttctttttccctttagaaaaagaaatgaaattaaAAGGGGTTTTACCTCAAAAGAGGTACAAAGGGGAGAGATTGAGCGCAACCCGTCTTGAGGGGAGAAGAGAGGGAGGAGAGGCCGAAGCTCAACACGCAAAATGCCCCAACTAGGGGCAAACGCCGTCGTATTGCGGAAGAAGAGAAGACAGATGTAACTCTTGTTGAACAGAATGCAGAAGCCATTATATACGCTCTACTCTTTTCATTTGCTTGGGTTAGGAGTTATGCTCTGATACCTTCACCGCCTGAGAAGGCTCCTCCTTGTTCTGCCACGTATGCATTGATGTAGCCCATAAGAATCCAATGGGCTTTCTAGGCCCATTCATTAAGCCCATTTTTGTGATCCTTTTAATTGCTCAACTGATATTGGAGCCCTTTCATAATCACCCTGCAATTCCAAACAGAGTCCatgaggaattttttttttaaaaaaagaacagCATCAAGTGTGATGAATATGGTAAAGAAACATAGGAACAAGATTCAGTCAAAATGCTGAATCTTGGGCTAAAGCATGGTCAAGATATGCCCTAAACATTgggcaattaaaaataaaatatagaaactAAACCAAAGGAAAGAGGGGATTAAATAAAGAAATGGGCAGTGGCCTGCTTAGTGGGTGTTAATGACACTCTGTTAAGCTCGGATCTCTAGTGGCAACCCAACATCAAAACCTTC
This genomic window contains:
- the LOC110605915 gene encoding protein CutA, chloroplastic; this translates as MASAFCSTRVTSVFSSSAIRRRLPLVGAFCVLSFGLSSLSSPLKTGCAQSLPFVPLLRSKFSTHSQANTVKMEASGNTVPSIVVYVTVPNRDAGKKLAHSIIKEKLAACVNIVPGIESVYEWKGEVQTDPEELLIIKTRQSLLEALTEHVKANHEYEVPEVISLPITGGSIPYLEWLKKSTRD